The Macadamia integrifolia cultivar HAES 741 chromosome 3, SCU_Mint_v3, whole genome shotgun sequence genome segment TGGATTAAACAACATAATGTAATACATCGTTCCCTAATAGCAGAGGAATCTCTTTAGCCATTGAGTTTGAACATTTCATACCTCTAATATCTTGGGGATATAATTAGGAcaggaaaaggttgggtatgctacTAGTATATCGTAAGCTAGTATTCACTGTGTCTTTCTCTGCCTCCTTTTGAAATGATACTCTTATCTATCCTGCATGATACCTTCTCTGATGCCTCTATTGGTGTTGTTGACTAACTTACTGTATATTGGCGGCAGATCTAtccctaggggtgtcaaccggtcgggccgatCTGGTTTCAGTCGGGCTTAAtcaggcttgaagactttcaaaggctacactgTGTCcgtccatttaactaatcgggcttagttattgagggcatggttcattttatattcggtcgatcggcctcaggctataatcgggctaccttaatcgggctttagttggGCTTTAACAGGGctatggacatgtttaatgttaaacgggctttaaccggtttttaaacggaccctctttaaaatgtactattatattccgacccactcatgcaagcccaaaaaaatgacaataaatcaataaatgatatcaaatatatccattatttaaaatgtgaacatgtctttactttttagtttttattctttaatttggggggtaaaataggtattctacaatcattaaagggtcgggccaagtcggtgcacaataggccggtctcggtcgggcattaTTCGATTGGTCTCGGTCAGGCGTTCGActgtccaagtagcaaaaccgataCCGattatttataaacgggccgggctcaggTCCGACACTTTTAATAAATGATTCGGACCAGGCtgatctataaacggtcggtcccgattgATTTAATCGGGTCATaccactaattgacacccctatctatCCCTCTACCAATTAAGATAGTAGATTCATGGGGTGAAGAGATGATAATGGATGTAGGAAAAGCTACAATATGCCATTTTTAGAGCCAGAAAACGAAATTTGccaaaaatagagaaacaaaAACCATACCAAGTGGCCTTAGTCGATAAAATCATCATTGGCAGTCAATTGGGTTAATTTTTGCACTTTATTGACACATGGCATACCCATATAGCCATTGGTCACCTTCGTcttatatttatcaaaaaaaaaaaaaaaaaaaaagaccctaTGTCTTCTGTCCTAATTGAGAGTCGAGGCCATTGATAATTAAAACTCTTTCGAAACGTCCTATTATTTTCTTGCTGTGTTTTTGTAAACCCAATATTAcggcaagaaaaaaaaacccaaaaaagagagaaaaaaaaatatactgtAAATagcatttcaaaaaaaaaaaaaaaatcttgattccccacccccaaaaaagtATTATAtattaaacatgattttatctcACGGATTATATGTTTATATTGTCTTTTATTCTCATATCTTTCAAATGTGAAAGTTAAATCCATatcattaatttcatttttttatgcttTTAAAATGTTTAGTCGTTCCATTCAAATTTTGAGTCAttttaagttcaagcaatggagttctttttttttttccaaaagaaaaatgtaattATGACTATGTTTGGAGGATCCAGCTCATCTCTTGAGCATCCATCACCCAGGCCTTGCCTATAGTTACTTGGATGAGCGTCATGTGTCTAGGCAAAGGATCCAATAGTTCTTGACGCCTCGCTTTTCACGCCTTTTGTCAGTGCCTCATTCGCTGTGCCTCTTTTCAAAGCATTGGATATTCGTTTGGATACATAGCAATCGCCCATATAACTATGGATCGACCTGGGTGATGGGCTATTCGAAGAATAGCTGAATCCATGTTTGGatgtcaaaaaaagaaaaaaaaaattcaaaaattttgaatttgagaagaGAGATACAGACACATAATAAAATCAATGTAttaatatgatttttattttattacaatttttgatactattttcttttcatatttggcatccaaacatagcctatggctttttttttttttttcggtagaatGTAACCTGTAGTTGGGACTTGGTCAAATCAGGAAGTGAATCTGGGCAACACTTGATTGGATACGGTTACCAAATTGCCTTCGTAGGTGGAAtcggaactttttttttttggtgaaagtgGAACCGAAACATCATTCCCCAGTGATACGAGAAATTGTGGACTTTGGATTGGCCCAGGTGGAGTGACCCAACGAGCTCGCCAACCATGGGCCAGTTTAGAGACTGGTCAGGATCTAGGCTTGGGTTGAACCTGATAGATGCTTACAAAggtcctctttggtatcatttaaaaaaaaaaaaaaaaattttgaatgcatttggtatcatttttggagattgtttttatttttaaaaaattgataaaacacaaaaataaaaaagagatcaagagtcctTTATGTATTTtggtcaaaattgattttcaattatttttgcgTTGAACTTTAATGAGAACATACTTAAATTCTAAAtatggaagggtaaaatagtcatttattttataattagaAATTTaagccccttgccccctcttcttcacTCCCAAGTGAAGAAAAatagttataaaaaaaatgaatgtagGAAATCTTTTCatccatttctttaaaaaattattttgtaaGTAAAAGTATTAAACTACttctcacaaaaaaaattaattttgtcAAATAGATATcaaatcatttttatgttttgataaaaaatgattttcattaatgattttttttaaataagttaGAATAAAAAAAGTTACCAAGACGGCCTAAGCCCAGATGTGGAAGCCGTGAAAGGGGACTGAGACAACACGTGTGAGGCTGACGTTAAAAGGAGATTGACCTGCTGGGGCACGTACGTCAAGTGATACCGTCAGAACGTAAAGATCTTAAAGTGTGACCGGAACGAAGCGTAGCCGGTTTCCATAACAGCAGAACAGAAAATCCAAAGGGGTTTAGGGCCGCGGCTAAGTAGAAACCCCaatctctctctcgctctctttctctctctaatctaAGACGGAACAAACTGACTCACTACCAGGTAGAAAccccaacctctctctctctctctctctctaaaatctCAATTGAACACTTCCAGTTTCCACCACCGGAGGCTGTCGTTACTATATCTGCAGTCAatcaaaatcaagaatcaagatactctgtttctctttctttttttttttggataaagtgAAGGAAGGAGACTGAAGGATCAAGGATGGATAGATAGGGTAGGTAAAGATTGATCATCTTGGTACTCtggttgtgtttgaatgctGTTCCCTCATGAACCAACAACAACTGCATCAGCAGCACCATCACCCCAACTTCCATCAACCTTCTCAAGgtcctactctccctcctcagCCGCAGCCCTTTCAATCTCAGGTCTCTGTTTCGCTCTCTTCCATGGGGGAGCAAGCTCAACCCCAACCTCCAGTCCAGACTCAAATTAATCCTGAACCCCAACCTCAACCTCAACCCCAACCTCAAcctcaaccccaaccccaaccccagcTCTCAATTCAGCCTCAAACTCAACCCCCAGCCCCAATTCAGACACAATCTCAGTCCCAACCCAAATTCCAACCTCAGATTCAACTACCCCaaccccagccccagccccagccccagccccatcCTCAGCCTCTGCTTCAACCCCATCCCGAGCCCCATCCCGAGCCCCAACCCGAAACCCAAACTCAGGCCCTGCCAGATGATCATCCTCAACTTCAACAGAACATCACTACTGAAGCGGTAGAAGGCACAACCACCGTTGCTCCGCCGCAGAAATCTTCGGCGACTAAGATCCCTTTTCGGCCTCGAAAGACCAGGAAGGTGTCCGGGGAGTTCTCTACCGATAACTCTGAAAACAAAGCTCCCCATGCCGTGGACGGAGATAATGCTAATCCGACTCCGCTGACCAACACGACCACCGGCAACAACAAGAAGAACAGCAGGGGCAGTAAAATCCCCACCATCCCCACTGCGGTCTCCGCCACCGTCACCACCACAAGCGCCGCCAACAACGATAGCAGGATCATGGTACAGCCGATTAGGGTTATTCCGAGAATCGTCGGCAAGACATTATCTTGCGATGGAGAGGTTGCAGCTGCTATTCGGCATTTAAGGTCCGTGGACCCACAGCTAGCGCGTGTGATCGATGTCCATCAGCCGCCTTCTTTTGACACATTTCACCCACCGTTCCTAGCCCTCACCAAGAGTATCCTCTACCAGCAGCTCGCCTTCAAGGCTGCGACCTCCATCTATACGCGATTCGTTGCCCTCTGTGGTGGCGAGACTGGGGTAGTTCCCGATGCCGTCCTCACCCTCTCTCTCCACCAACTCCGTCAGATCGGCGTTTCTGCCCGTAAAGCCAGCTACCTGCATGACCTCGCCAGCAAGTACCGCAAAGGGATCCTTTCTGATTCTTCCATCATTGACATGGACGATAAGTCACTCTTCTCAATGCTCACCATGGTCAAGGGCATTGGATCCTGGTCTGTGCACATGTTCATGATTTTCTCTCTTCACCGACCGGATGTTCTCCCCGTCGGTGATCTTGGTGTTCGGAAGGGGGTTCAGCTCCTCTATGGTCTTGAACAATTGCCTCGGCCTTCCCAGATGGAACAACTCTGTGGGAAGTGGAAGCCTTATCGCTCTGTTGGGGCCTGGTACATGTGGAGGTTCGCTGAAGCCAAAGGGGCTCAAGCGTCGGCCGCAGCAATGGCAGTTGGTGCTAGTCCGCAGTCGCttcagcagcaacaacagcaacagcagcagcagcagcagcagcagccatcaCAGCTACAGCTGCAGccacagcagcagcagcagcaacaacatcaGCTTCTAGATCCTATCAATGGGATTGCTAGCCTCGGGTAATAAACCTTATTCTGGGGTTCCTAATATGCATGGTTTCCAAACATGGTGTTCTTTGAGCAGTTAGCTATGTTATTCCACTGTGGTACTGTTGTGCTATTGGCCTCCTGCATACTGATGTTTGtcttgtttcctttgttatatTGTTTATCCTCATTAGTTGGCCCCTTGCTAGAATGGTTCGTGGAATCTAAAACTCAAAAATGCTGATACTGGAACAAAATCTATGGAACATTGGTAATAAATGTTGGATTCTTATAACTTCAACCTGATTACTGATCATGTAGGGTTGCTAGGGTAGATCATTATTTAAATTACAAAGTAAAATGAGGATTGTTAGAAGACTATCgtgagaaggaaggaggagtCTTGCGGGTTGCACAgactcctccctcctcccttgtTGGTTTCCTAAACTAATTAGGAAAGTCCTAGTTCTACTAGGACTGAAGTTAGTATCCTAGTCAAACTAGGAGAGTCAAAGTTCAACTAGGATTAGTTGGCTAATTAGTTTCCTGTTATGTCTTTATGtttctagtcctattaggactgcTGTCCTATTcacaatttatttttaatagatGTTAAGATATAATGAGAAGAAGAGGGCAGACCCAGGGAAGACCCAAATCACACGATTGGCGACTCCCTCTCCCAAAGTCGCGAccttatctctttctctttttctttcttattttgcatggtatcagagcttagtCTGATCTCTAAATAATTAAGAACAGCCCCTGTTATTAGCCTACAATCTAGTAACAGCCGAATCCCATTAGTGGCTGTTACTGGTTCTTCTTAAAAGAATCCATGGTTCTCTAAGAGGGGGTGATTTGATCCCCtatttttttctgatttgtGTATGGAGGATTGATTTACTGAAATCAGTCATACGTCTTGAAGAAATCTACTCAGATTATTGTTAGAAGTGATCGCTGGTTGGGGTTTTCTGGTTTGAAGATTGGATTACACATTATTGGAGAAATTGATTGGAGTTATCAAGGTTTTGGCTGCTTGAATTGATTTTTCCCATATCTTCCAAGTGTGATCTCTGTTTGTAAATTACTTTTGGGATTTTCTTTAACATCATATCAAGAACACCCAGTCCAAAATTCAGCATCATTGGAGCATTGTACACCCAACCGCAGGTACCCTTCTGTTCTACCCAAGTTAGGGTTTTGAGCTATGAGTTGATTTCCCTTTGGTTGTTGATTTTATTGAAGTTTTTCTAGAGATTTGGTTTGCTATTTTATCTTGATTGATCATATACATAagaataggggtgtcaattcctaaaccgaactggTAAAACCGGcaggaccaaaccgataacaacacggaccgaaccgaaccaaaccgaagccttattggttcggttctgtttggagtattgcaaccccaaaaccaaaccgaaccgcatcgaaaaccggatgaacccgaaaccaaaccgaaaccggctcaaaacccggaccgaaactgaaaccaaaccggtaagaaaccgaaacactccaaaagtcattaaaaaaatcaaaatttgcatagttttgtatacatttgtatgaaaaatcgaatccaaactggacaaaaaaccaaaaccaacccggttacaaatcgatttaagaaaccgaagacaaaccgaaaccaaaccgcaccgaaaccgaaactaaactgaaaccggaatttccttgttggttcggttttggtttcactttcccacaccgaaaccgactcaacccggatcgaaaccgagccggaccgaccgattgacacccctacataagAACAATCAATTGTGTGGTCTAACAAGGAGGTTATATTGATTTTCTGGCTTATTGTTCTGTGAATTTTTGTGCACTAATGGCTGACAAGGAAGGAAAGAATGTTATCACTGAGGTGATATCCCCATCATCACATAAGATTACAGAAAAGAAGCTTGCAGGAGCTGCCAATTTTCAATAGTGGAAGAAACTTGCTAATGACACTACATGGAATATGGTTGATGCACATATTTTCGGACAGCTATTGAACTCAATGGATAACTCCATAGTTGATGTTGTTATTCACATCGATACTGTGAAGGAGCTATGGGACTATTTGATTGTTCTGTATTCTGGGCAGAATAACCTCTTGCATCTATGAGCTGTCTTAGGAATTTTATTGGATTGATAGGAAGGGTCGGCCTCTAACTCAGTACTTTGCTGATTTCATGAGGATGTATGAAGAGTTGAATTCTCTACTCCCTATTAGTAGTGATGTGCAGAAGATGCAAAACTAGCGGGAGCAACTTGCAGTTATGGGTTTTTAGGGAGGTCTTGGAACAGAATATGATTCTGTTCGTTCTCAGATTCTTGGAAGTTACAAGGTGGCATCTCTTGTAGATTCCTTTTTTCGAGTTTTACGGGTATCTCGAGAGAATTCTTATGATTCCACTTCAGTGGAAAACTCCGCACTTGCAGCATAGAGTAATAATCGTGGAGCTTCATGTGGTACATGTAATGGTGGTAATGAGGGACAATTTACTGGGAACTCCTCAGATAGTTCAGGGGCAATAAACACATGTCACCATTGTGGTAAACCAGGACACATCCAATGCTTATATTGGAAACTTCAGGACAAATCTCCTCAAAAGCAGTTTGCTAACTCAACTATAGTTGATGAACCTTTTCATTCTGGACAATTTGAGGGTAAGATGGTCAAAATGACCGATGAAGAATTTGCACGGTACAATTAGTTTCAGACTCAAGCACCTCCACCTTCCACTGCTACTCTTGTTTAGATAAATAATGCCATTTTATGTCTCTCCTCTTCTCGCCCCTGGATAATCGATTCAGGTGCATCGGATCACATGTCTGGTATTTTaggtatattttcttcttttaagttGACATTGACTAATGGCTCAATTGCTAAGGTCAATGGTATTGGCACTTTTTGTCTTAATTCTTCCTTATCGTTATCACATGTTCTTTATTTGCCACAATTCTTTTGGTCTGTAAGCAAGTTCACACAAGCTTACAATTGTTCTATAACCTTTTTCTCCGACTCATGTGTTTTTTAGGATCTT includes the following:
- the LOC122073938 gene encoding uncharacterized protein LOC122073938, which encodes MNQQQLHQQHHHPNFHQPSQGPTLPPQPQPFQSQVSVSLSSMGEQAQPQPPVQTQINPEPQPQPQPQPQPQPQPQPQLSIQPQTQPPAPIQTQSQSQPKFQPQIQLPQPQPQPQPQPHPQPLLQPHPEPHPEPQPETQTQALPDDHPQLQQNITTEAVEGTTTVAPPQKSSATKIPFRPRKTRKVSGEFSTDNSENKAPHAVDGDNANPTPLTNTTTGNNKKNSRGSKIPTIPTAVSATVTTTSAANNDSRIMVQPIRVIPRIVGKTLSCDGEVAAAIRHLRSVDPQLARVIDVHQPPSFDTFHPPFLALTKSILYQQLAFKAATSIYTRFVALCGGETGVVPDAVLTLSLHQLRQIGVSARKASYLHDLASKYRKGILSDSSIIDMDDKSLFSMLTMVKGIGSWSVHMFMIFSLHRPDVLPVGDLGVRKGVQLLYGLEQLPRPSQMEQLCGKWKPYRSVGAWYMWRFAEAKGAQASAAAMAVGASPQSLQQQQQQQQQQQQQQPSQLQLQPQQQQQQQHQLLDPINGIASLGACAWGQ